In Dromaius novaehollandiae isolate bDroNov1 chromosome 4, bDroNov1.hap1, whole genome shotgun sequence, a single genomic region encodes these proteins:
- the LOC135328059 gene encoding interferon-inducible GTPase 5-like codes for MQTQREQESAGREGEREHKACVGQPGAFCSSSAAARRCESSLGQPSPGARLTGHPLTAAAMASADADLEAEALPHISEGDVNEIRAAVEKGDLTAAATKAQEILANEEKIQLHIAVTGESGSGKSSFINAVRGLQDHEEGAAEVGVTETTVQCSPYPCPQDSHVTFWDLPGIGTPNFRPDTYLQQVQFDRYDFFIIISSSRFTCNAAILAEAIQARGKHFYFVRSKVDQDVSNEQRLYDEEGVLKAKGKEAPATRSQRYDERTVLDRIRQDCESNLAELGISSPQVFLVCRDGFGRKYDGPRLLRTFLDDLPSQKKLSFLRSLAVTSKEVLRKKKKELMKYVWLKSLASCGASAVPIPGLSTAVDIAVLVTSLQEYCRTFGLAEDSLQKLAEQVNKPVEELKAVMRSPLHHEISKDLVMKLLTKSFRGAVQYALPDLKSIPIVGAVIGCLLSAAIAFFSMFFRLRNFLSDAAADAERILQRALEGTSQNSPKGS; via the exons ATGCAaactcagagagagcaggagagtgcagggagggaaggagagcggGAGCACAAGGCTTGTGTGGGCCAGCCAGGAGCCTTTTGTTCGTCCTCAGCTGCCGCCCGGAGGTGTGAGAGCTCCCTtgggcagcccagcccaggcgccag gctGACCGGACACCCACTCACTGCAGCCGCCATGGCCAGCGCTGACGCAGACTTGGAGGCGGAGGCACTTCCCCATATTTCTGAAGGAGACGTGAATGAGATAAGGGCTGCAGTAGAGAAAggagacctcacagcagcagctacaaaagcCCAGGAGATCCTGGCTAATGAAGAAAAGATCCAGCTCCACATTGCTGTAACAGGAGAGTCAGGCTCCGGGAAATCGTCTTTCATCAATGCCGTGCGTGGCCTGCAGGACCATGAGGAGGGTGCAGCTGAGGTTGGAGTGACAGAGACAACGGTGCAGTGCAGCCCTTATCCTTGCCCCCAGGACTCCCACGTGACTTTCTGGGACCTGCCTGGCATTGGGACACCCAATTTCAGACCAGAcacctacctgcagcaggtgcAGTTCGACCGCTATgacttcttcatcatcatctcctcCAGCCGCTTCACATGCAATGCTGCGATTCTGGCAGAGGCAATTCAGGCTCGGGGGAAGCATTTCTACTTTGTGCGCTCCAAGGTGGATCAGGACGTGAGCAATGAGCAAAGACTCTACGATGAGGAGGGAGTCCTGAAGGCCAAAGGGAAGGAAGCTCCTGCGACCCGGTCACAGCGCTATGATGAGAGGACAGTCCTGGATAGGATCCGTCAGGACTGTGAAAGTAACCTAGCAGAGCTGGGCATAAGCTCCCCTCAAGTCTTTCTTGTCTGCAGGGATGGTTTTGGCAGGAAGTACGATGGTCCCAGACTGTTGCGGACCTTCCTGGATGATCTGCCAAGCCAGAAGAAACTCAGCTTCCTACGGTCCCTGGCCGTCACTTCAAAGGaggtgctgagaaagaagaagaaggagctgATGAAGTATGTCTGGCTGAAAAGCCTTGCGTCATGTGGAGCATCTGCTGTTCCCATCCCTGGTCTCTCTACCGCTGTTGATATTGCAGTCCTGGTGACATCCCTGCAAGAGTACTGCCGGACCTTTGGCCTGGCTGAGGACTCCCTCCAGAAACTTGCAGAGCAGGTGAACAAGCCTGTTGAGGAGCTGAAGGCTGTCATGAGGtcccccctgcaccacgaaaTATCCAAGGATCTTGTAATGAAGCTGTTGACCAAAAGCTTTAGGGGTGCTGTGCAATATGCACTCCCTGATTTAAAGTCCATCCCCATAGTGGGGGCTGTGATAGGCTGTCTGTTGTCGGCAGCAATTGCTTTCTTCAGCATGTTCTTTCGGTTGAGGAATTTCCTGtctgatgctgctgctgatgcTGAACGTATTCTGCAGCGGGCTTTAGAGGGGACGAGTCAGAATAGCCCAAAGGGGAGCTGA